The DNA segment TGAACAAGCAGCGTCTGGTGGAACTCGCCTATGTTGCCGAAGCGGTCACCGCGGTGCTGCCCCCGGATGAAGCCAATCTGTGGATGTTCGCCCCCAATCGCATGCTGGGACACGAGTCCCCCGCCGCGCGCATCCACGACGGGCACTACCGGGACGTCCTGGACCTGATCGAGGCGATTGCTAGCGGCGTGGTGGTGTGAGCGTCCCGTTGGATGAGGACGTCGTTCAGCAGGTTAACGACGCCGGGTCCACGCCGTGGTCGGGAACCGTCCACCGTTACACGGCCGCCGAGTACGAACCTCTCTCCGGAGAGGGCGCCTACAAGTTCGGCGGTCGCTGGAACCCGCGGCGCATCTTCCCGACGATCTACCTGGCCCGGCCGCTGAGCGCCTCGATGGGCGAGCTGCGCCGCCTGGCTGAAGCAACCTCGGTCGATCCGCAAGCACTTCTACGTCGGGGATACGTCCTGCACGACATCGAGGTGGTCGACCTTCCGGTGCTAGACCTACGCACCCCGGCCGCCCTTGCCTTCGTCGGACTCAGCGTCGATGACATCGCCGATGACGATTGGGCTGCGTGCCAGTCAGTAGGCCATGCGGCCTGGTTTCTCGAATACGCCGGCGTTCTGGCTCCGTCCGCCACCGGGGACGGCCACGTCCTCGCGGCGTTCGAGCACCGAATCCAGCCGGGACAGATGGCCGTCCTCGAGTCCCGACCGCTGGATCTGGAGACGTACCTGAGGCACTGCCCGCCTGCCTAGGGCCGCCAACCGGCGACTTTCGCGGAGGTGTCCCGTCCCAGTACGACGGACAGTCGAGCGATTTGGTCCGCAGCCAGTCCGCAGATAGTCCGCAGATCACCCAATCGCGACCGTCACCGACCAGCAGCGCTCAACCGTGAACCCCCAGTTCAGCGGCGAGTTCCATGGACCACCGTAAGCAGCCGAACATCGACAATCTGTTCGACATCTACCGCAACAACCTCGACGGCGAGATGTTGTACGGCGCGATCCTGCTCGCGTCGTTCTTCGGGCTCGTCGTCTTCTGGGTCTTCGGCTGGATCGCCCACCTGGCCACCGGCGCCTGGTACCGCCCGCCCCGCCGCTGACCCCTCGCTCGTCCCGTCCTGCCCGATCGGCACGTGCCGACCGGTCCTCTCCCGACCCCGAGGAAGCCCGCCATGCCCTCTGCCCGGCGCACCCCCCGCCCCTCCCGGTTGCTCGGCCCCGGCGCCGCGCTGCTGTCCGCGACCCTGCTGCTGTCCGCGTGCGGCGGCTCCGACGACGACGCCGCGGCAGCCGTCGGCGGCGACGGCGCGCTGTCGGACTGCCCGTCGACCGTGGTGCTGCAGACGAACTGGTTCCCCGAGCCCGAGCACGCCGCCGCCTACCAGCTCATCGACCCGGCCGACGCCGCCATCGACGCCGAGGCGGGCATCTACTCCGGGCCGTCGACCGCCGACGGGAACGTCACCATCGAGATCCGCGCCGGCGGCCCGTTCATCGGCTTCCAGAGCAACACCGCGCTGCTCTACACCGACGACGACGTCATGCTCGGCATGGTCGACACCGACGAGTCGGTGCGGCTCTCCGCCGAGCAGCCCACCAAGGCCGTGGTCACCCCGCTGGAGCTCAACCCGCAGGTGCTGCTCTGGGACCCGGACAAGTACGACTTCCGGTCCTTCGCCGACATCGCGGCCAGCGACGCGACCGTCCTGTACTTCCAGGGCGCGACGTACATGGACTACCTGGAGCAGCAGGGCTTCGTCCGGCCCGAGCAGCTCGACGGCTCCTTCGACGGCTCGCTGACCCGGATCGTCGCCGGCGAGGACGTCGTCATCCAGGGGTACGTGACCCAGGAACCGTGGCGGCTGGAGAACGAGTTCACCGACTTCGGCAAGGCGCCGGGGTACCTCACGCTCGGGGACGCCGGGTACGACACCTACGGCTCGGCCTGGGCCGGCACGCCCGAGTCCGTCGAGGCCAACAGCGCCTGCCTGACCCAGCTGGTGCCGCTGCTGCAGCAGGGCCAGGTCGACTACATGTACGACCCGACGCCGGTGAACGAGGCCATCTCCGGTTACCTGGAGGAGATCGGTCAGTTCTTCCAGATCACCCCGGAGCGTGCGGCGGCCATCACCGACTCGCTCAACGACGACGGCATCGTCGCCAACGCCCCGGACGGCACGCTCGGCGCCTTCGACGCCGAGCGGATGGAGCGGATGACCGGCCTGCTGACCGGCGTCTTCGACGACCTGGGCACCGAGCTGGCCGACGGCCTGACCGCCGACGACCTCTACACCAACGAGTTCATCGACCCCTCGATCAGCTACGACCCGGCCAGGTACACGACCCAGAGCGGCTCGTGAGCCGGCGACCCGGGGGAGGACCACGGTGAAGATCACCGAGATCACGGCGGCGCCGCTGCTGCGCTCCAGCGCCAACCAGCCGATGACGTTCTTCGTCGTCCGGGTGGCCACCGACGAGGGCCTCGTCGGGTACGGGGAGGCGTGCGACTGCTTCGGCGTCTCGCACCCCACCGTGCTGGCCACCATCGTCGACGACGTCCTGGCCCCGGCGCTGCTGGGCACCGAGGTGGGGGCGGGCGGTCCGGTCGTGGAGCCGGTCGTGCACGCCACCCGCCGGACGCTCGGTGCGGGCACCGTCGCCGCCCAGGCCCGCAGCGCCGTGGCCATCGCGCTCACCGACCTGGCCGGGCAGGCGGCCGGCCGGTCGGTGAGCGACGCCGCGGGGCGGGTGCGCGACAGCGTGCGGGTGTACGTCGGGAGCAGCCCGTTCCTCGAGTCCGGCCCGGCGACCCAGCACCTGGACCGGCTCGCCCCGGCGCTGGAGCGCGGCGTCGACATGGTCAAGATGCGGATAGGCCAGGACTGGCGGGCCGCGCTCCGGGTCCTCGCCGAGCTGCGCGGGCTGCTCGGGGACGCGGTCGAGGTCGCGGTGGACGCCAGCGAGTTCTTCACGCTCGCCGACGCCCTCGGCATCGCCGACGGGCTGGCCGGCCTGGACATCGCCTGGCTCGAGGAACCGCTGCCCTACGAGCAGCGCCCGGCGATCGCGGAGCTGGCGCGCCGGACCCGGGTGCCCCTGGCCTACGGGGAGCACCTGTTCACCCTGGGGGAGGCGGCCGAGGCGCTGGACGGCGGGATCACGGTCGTCCAGCCCGACGCGTCCATCTGCGGCGGCATCGAGCCGGCGCGGGCGATCGCCGGGCTGGCGGCCGCCCGAGGGGCCCGGGCGGTCGGCCACCTGCACGGTGGCGTGATCTCGATGGCGGCCAACCTCCACGTCGCGGCCTCGACGGCGGTGGACGTCCTCGAGTTCCCGGTGCACCTGGACCCGCTGCTGACCGACGACGCGGGGCTGGCCCTCGGCCTCTCCGCGATCGTCGACGGCCGGCTGCCGGTGCCGACCGGGCCGGGCCTCGGGGTGACCCTGGCGCCGGACTTCCTCGACCGGTGGGCGCTGCGGTCGTGAGGGTGCTCGTCACCGGCAGCCGCGGCCAGGTCGGCCGGGCGGTCGTCGCGCAGCTGGCCGCCCGGAGTCACGACGTCCGGGGCACCGACCTGGGCACGCCGTCCTACGGAGCCGGCGAGCCGGTGCCCTACGTCCGGGCCGACCTGACCGACGCCGGGCAGGCCGCGGCCGTCGTCCGGGACGTCGACGCGGTGGTGCACACGGCTGCCCTGCCCCGGCCCGGGATGGACCCCGACCACGTCGTCTTCGGCGTCAACACGGCGGCTGCCTTCGCGGTCGTCGACGCGGCGGCCCGCGCCGGGGTCCGCCGGTTCGTGGCGCTCTCCTCCGACAGCGTCGCGGGAATCACCTGGGCGGCGGAGCCCGGGCCGCCGGCGTTCCTGCCGATCGACGAGACGCACCCGGACCGCCCCGAGGACCCCTACGCCACGAGCAAGCAGGTGGCGGAGCTGCTCTGCGACGCGCTGGTGCGCCGCAGCGCGTGCACCGCGGTGTCGGTGCGGGCCACCTGGGTGCAGACGGCCGACACCTACGCGGGCAACCTCGGGCCGTTCCTGCGTGACCGGTCGCTGCCCAGCCCGATGTTCTGGAGCTACGTCGACGTCACCGACCTGGCCGAGCTGCTGGTGCTGGCCGTGGAGTCCGACACCCCGGGCCACGAGGTGGTCTACGCGGCCGCAGCGGACAACGCCGGTGGCCGGGACCTGCGGGGGGAGGCCCTCGCCGTGCACCCCGGGCTCGAGGTGCGACCGCTGGACCGGCCCGATGCCAGCGCGATCAGCAGCGCGAAGGCGCAGCGGCTGTTCGGCTGGGCGCCACGCCGGAGCTGGCGGGACCACCTGACCGAGGACGGCCGGTCGCTACCGTCCCGGCCATGACCGCACCGCCGCCCCCGCCGGGCTGGTACCCCGACCCCGCCGGCAGCCCCGGTACGCGCTGGTGGGACGGCCGGGGCTGGACCGACCACCTCCAGGCCCCCGCGGTGGCGGTGCATCAGGCGCCGGAACGGCGGCGGTCGGTGCTGCTCGAGCAGCCGGTGCTGGTGGTCGCGCAGAAGACCAAGCTGATCGAGCTCACCAACGAGTACGCCGTCTTCGACGGGGCCGGCCAGCAGGTCGGCGCGGTCACCCAGGTCGGGCAGAGCTCGCTGAAGAAGGCGTTCCGGCTGGTGTCGAGCCTGGACCAGTTCCTCACCCACCACCTGGAGGTCCGCGACGCCGCCGGCCCGGTGCTGGTGCTGACCCGGCCGGCGAAGGTGGTGCGGTCCCGGGTGCTGGTGGCCCGGCCGGACGGCGAGCCGGTCGGCGAGATCGCGCAGGCCAACGTCTTCGGCAGGATCCGGTTCGACCTGCTGGTCGGCGGCCGGCCCGTCGGTGCGATCCAGGCGGAGAACTGGCGGGCCTGGGACTTCGCGGTCAGCGACGGGTCGGGTGCCGAGGTCGCCCGGATCACCAAGAAGTGGGAGGGGTTCGCCCGCACGCTGTTCACCACCGCGGACAACTACGTCGTCCAGGTGCACCAGCGGCTGGAGGACCCGCTGGCCAGCCTCGTGCTGGCCAGCGCGCTGACCGTCGACACCGCGCTGAAGCAGGACGACCGGGGCCTCAACTGAGCCGTGCACGGGTGCCCGCCGGGCGGCGCGGGTAGAGTCGTGGACGTCCGGGCCGGGCGACCTGTGTCCCCGGGCTCCACTAGATAACTGCCGCCGCGGAACACCGCCCCGACCTCGGTCGGGGGCTGGAGCCGCGGATGTGCAAACCGCCGCGAGGCGACCAGCGTCCGGTCCGGACCCAGACGCAGAACGGCCCCCGTCCACCAGGACGGGGGCCGTTCTGCGTGTCAGGCCCTCGTGCAGGGTCCCGCCGCGAGCGTGCGAGCGGTGGGGGGCACGGAGGTCCTTCTACTCGGTCTGGCCGAGCAGCCAGCCGTGCTCGCCGGTCAGCGCGTTGGCCGCCGCCGGCCCCCACGAGCCGGGGGCGTAGGGGTGCACCTCGGGCCGGGCGTCGAGCACCGGCTGCAGCGCCCGCCAGGTCTGCGCCAGCCCCTCGCTGGTGGTGAACAGCGACCGGTCGCCGATCAGCACGTCGTGGATCAGCGAGACGTAGGGCGCCAGCGGCTCGCCGCCGGGGATCTTCGACAGGTCCAGCGAGACCCGCGCCGGGGCCATCGCCAGGTCCGGCCCCGGCTTCTTGGCCATCACGTCGATGTCCACGGCGCCCGCGCCGGCCAGCGACAGCGAGACCACGTTGCCGTTGGCGGGCACGTCGTTGACCGGGCCCTTGGGGCGGTGCAGCACCAGGCTCACCCGCTGCTGCTTGGCCGCCATCCGCTTGCCGGTGCGCAGCAGGAAGGGCACACCCCGCCAGCGGCCGGTGTCGATGAACAGCCGGGCGGCCACGTAGGTGTCGGTGTCGCTGTCGTCCGGCACGCCGTCCAGCTCGCGGTAGCCCTCGAACTGGCCGAGGACGACGTCCTCGGGCGCGAGCGGGCGGAAGTTGGCCAGCACCGACTCGCGGGCGGAGAGGATGTCGTCGGCCGAGAAGCTCACCGGGGGCTCCATGGCGACCTCGGCGGCGACCTGGAACAGGTGGGTGACCAGCATGTCCAGCGTCGCGCCGGTGGCGTCGTAGAAGTCGGCCCGGTCGGCGACGTCGAGGTCCTCGGGGACGTCGATCTGCACCTGCGCCACGTGCTCGCGGCTCCACATGGGCTCGAAGAGGCCGTTGGCGAAGCGCAGCGCGTGCAGGTCCTGCGTGCCCTCCTTGCCCAGGAAGTGGTCGATCCGGAAGACCTGCTCCTCGTCGAAGACCGAGTGCACCAGGTCGTCGAGCTCGCGGAAGCCCTCGGGGGAGGCGCCGAACGGCTTCTCGTACACGACCCGGGCGCCCTCGCCGAGACCGTGGGCGCCCAGCGCCCGGGTGTAGTCGGTGAAGGCCTTGGGCGGCAGGGAGAGGTAGTGCACGAGCTGGGCGTCGTCGCCGATCTCCTTGCGGGCGGTGGCGACGGCGTCGAGCAGCTGGCCGGGGTCGTCGGCGGTGAACCCACCGCCGGCGAAGCGCAGCCGCTGGGCGAAGTCGTCCCACGGGCCCTCGTCCGGGTCGGGCCCGAACTCCGCGAGCGCGCTGCGGACGTGCTCGACGAACTCCTCGTCGGTGCGCTCACCGCGCCCGCTGCCGATCAGCCGCCAGTCCTCCGGGAGCAGGCCGTGCTGGGCCAGCTCGAAGAAGGCCGGCAGCACCATCCGGCGGGCCAGGTCGCCGGTCGCGCCGTAGAGCACGAACACGGTGGGGGTCAGTTCGTTCGTCCCGGTGGGGGGCACAATGCTCCTCTCGCTGGGCGCCGGTGCGGCGCCCTGGGTGGTCGGTGTGCCCGACGGTGAGTCCCCACGCCGATGAGGTGGACGATCCGCGGAGCAACTGCGTTGTGTGGAACCACGGACGGCGGGGCAGCAGTCCCAGGTGACCCGATGTCGCCGATCCCTGCTGGTCCTACCCACCGCAGCCGCGCTCATCCTGCTCTCCGGCTGCGGGGACGACGCGCCTGAGGGCGATGCCCCGGCGTCGTCCCCGGCGACGGCGGGGGAGACCACCGTCGCGCCCGAGGGCGAGTCGGGCAGCGACCAGCAGGCCGATCTGGAGTTCGAGGACCAGTCCGGCGACGGCAGCAGCGTCGTCGTGGACACCGTCTCCGCACCGCAGGGTGGCTTCGTGGTCGTCACCGCCGAGGGTGCCGACGCCCCGCTCGGCTCGGTGCAGGTCCAGGTCGGGACGACGGACGACGTGCAGGTGCCGCTGGACACGCCGCTGACCGCGAGCACCGATCTCACCGCGACCCTGGTCGCCGACACCGACGGGGACGGCGCGTTCGACCCGACCGCCGACGAGGCCGTGCCCGAGCCGATCTCCGGTGACGACAGCTCGGACGACGCCTCCGACGACACCGACGTGGTCGACGACGGCGCCGCGTACTCCCTCGGCTGACGTCGGGATGCCGCCGGTGCCGGGGGTCATTAACGTGACCCGGACCACCGACGTCAGCAGCGAAGGGGACCTCCATGGCCGGCGCGGTGCAGCAGGCACCCCCTGAACAGCACCGGTTGCCGGTGCGCACGCTGGTCTCGGCCAGCATCGGCAATGCCGTCGAGTGGTTCGACTGGACGGTCTACGCGACCTTCCTGGTGTACTTCTCCACCCAGTTCTTCCCCAAGGAGAACGAGGCGCTGGCGCTGATCGGCACCACGTCCACCTACGCGCTGGCGTTCTTCTTCCGGCCGTTGGGTGGCTGGCTGCTCGGCCGCTTCGCCGACCTGCGCGGACGCAAGGCCGGGATGCTGCTCACCATCCTGCTGATGGCCGGCGGTTCGCTGGTGATCGCGATCCTGCCGACCTACGAGCAGGTGGGGTGGCTGGCACCCCTGTTCCTGCTGCTCGCCCGGATCGCCCAGGGCATGTCGCTCGGTGGTGAGGTCTCCAACGCCTCGGCCTACCTGGCGGAGATCGCCCCACCGGCGCGCCGCGGCAGGTACTCCGCCTTCTTCTACATCTCGACCGGCACCGCGCTGCTGGCCGCCTCCCTGCTCGGTGTGCTGCTCACCAACGTGCTCGACGACGACCAGCTCAGCTCCTACGGCTGGCGCATCGCCTTCGCGGCCGGCGGCCTGCTGGGCCTCGTGGGGCTGTGGCTGCGCCGGTCGCTCAGCGAGACCGACCAGTTCGAGGAGAACGCGGCCAAGGCGCGAGCGACGAAGAACCCGCTGCTGCTGACCGTCAAGGAGCACCCGCGGGCGGTGCTGCAGCTGTGCGCCTTCACCATGCTGTCGACGCTGTCGTACTACACGTTCTTCAGCGCGCTGACGCCCTTCGCGATCAACTTCCGGGACGCCGACGCCAACGACGTCTTCCTCGCCCTCTCGATCGGCACCGCGCTGTTCGTCGCCTGCTGCTACCCGTTCGGGGCGCTGTCGGACCGGTTCGGCCGCAAGCCGCAGATGCTGGTGTGGTCCGCGGCCATCGCGGTGCTGATCGTCCCGCTGTCCTTCCTGGTGCAGGACCGGCTCGCCTCGCTGGTGGTGGTGTTCAGCGTCGGCCTCGTGCTCTACGCCCTGCTGGCCTCCATCGCCCCGGCGATCATGAGCGAGCTGTTCCCGACCGAGCTGCGGGCCACCGGCATCGGCGCCTGGTACAACCTCACGGTCGCCGTCTTCGGCGGGACGGCGCCGCTGGTCATCACCGCGTTGTCCGAGGCCGACCACCCGCTCTGGTTCTTCTGGTACGTCGCCGCGGCCGCGGTCGTGGCGTTCTGCGCGATCCTCACCCTCCCCGAGACCCGGGGGAGCGAGCTCCGCTGAGGTCCGGCTGAGGCCCGTCTGAGGTCCTGCTGAGGCACCTCAGACCCCCCGCAGCCGCCAGGACTGCCCGGTCGACCGATGCCCGAGGTGCCCCCTCAGGACGACCGTTCTCCTCGTTCCACCCGGACGAGACGAGGAGACGGTCATGACCGCGCACTACCCCAACCCCGCACTGGAGGCCGAGCTGGCCTACCGCCGCGAGCGCATCGAGCAGGCCTTCGCCACCGGCAGCCGGCGCGGCTCCTGGACCTCCCGGCGGCGGCGGACGCGCTGAGCGTGCGCCCGGACCTGTCGCAGGCTTCTGCCACGATCGAGGGCATGCCGCGCTGGGACGAGGGTCCGCTGGTGGGCCGTGCCGACGAGCTGGCCCGGCTGCTGGCGCACGTCGACCGGGCGGTCGAGGGGCGCCCCTCGGCCGTGCTGGTCGCCGGTGACGCCGGCGTGGGCAAGACCCGCCTGCTCGACGAGCTGGCCCGCCGGTCGGCCGAGCGGGGCGTGCGGGTGCTCACCGGGCACTGCGTCGACCTCGGGGACGTCGGCCTGCCCTACCTCCCGTTCGTCGACCTGCTGCGCCCGGTCGCGGCC comes from the Modestobacter italicus genome and includes:
- a CDS encoding NAD-dependent epimerase/dehydratase family protein, yielding MRVLVTGSRGQVGRAVVAQLAARSHDVRGTDLGTPSYGAGEPVPYVRADLTDAGQAAAVVRDVDAVVHTAALPRPGMDPDHVVFGVNTAAAFAVVDAAARAGVRRFVALSSDSVAGITWAAEPGPPAFLPIDETHPDRPEDPYATSKQVAELLCDALVRRSACTAVSVRATWVQTADTYAGNLGPFLRDRSLPSPMFWSYVDVTDLAELLVLAVESDTPGHEVVYAAAADNAGGRDLRGEALAVHPGLEVRPLDRPDASAISSAKAQRLFGWAPRRSWRDHLTEDGRSLPSRP
- a CDS encoding mandelate racemase/muconate lactonizing enzyme family protein, coding for MKITEITAAPLLRSSANQPMTFFVVRVATDEGLVGYGEACDCFGVSHPTVLATIVDDVLAPALLGTEVGAGGPVVEPVVHATRRTLGAGTVAAQARSAVAIALTDLAGQAAGRSVSDAAGRVRDSVRVYVGSSPFLESGPATQHLDRLAPALERGVDMVKMRIGQDWRAALRVLAELRGLLGDAVEVAVDASEFFTLADALGIADGLAGLDIAWLEEPLPYEQRPAIAELARRTRVPLAYGEHLFTLGEAAEALDGGITVVQPDASICGGIEPARAIAGLAAARGARAVGHLHGGVISMAANLHVAASTAVDVLEFPVHLDPLLTDDAGLALGLSAIVDGRLPVPTGPGLGVTLAPDFLDRWALRS
- a CDS encoding DUF7282 domain-containing protein — its product is MTRCRRSLLVLPTAAALILLSGCGDDAPEGDAPASSPATAGETTVAPEGESGSDQQADLEFEDQSGDGSSVVVDTVSAPQGGFVVVTAEGADAPLGSVQVQVGTTDDVQVPLDTPLTASTDLTATLVADTDGDGAFDPTADEAVPEPISGDDSSDDASDDTDVVDDGAAYSLG
- a CDS encoding RES family NAD+ phosphorylase, with amino-acid sequence MSVPLDEDVVQQVNDAGSTPWSGTVHRYTAAEYEPLSGEGAYKFGGRWNPRRIFPTIYLARPLSASMGELRRLAEATSVDPQALLRRGYVLHDIEVVDLPVLDLRTPAALAFVGLSVDDIADDDWAACQSVGHAAWFLEYAGVLAPSATGDGHVLAAFEHRIQPGQMAVLESRPLDLETYLRHCPPA
- a CDS encoding phospholipid scramblase-related protein, whose protein sequence is MTAPPPPPGWYPDPAGSPGTRWWDGRGWTDHLQAPAVAVHQAPERRRSVLLEQPVLVVAQKTKLIELTNEYAVFDGAGQQVGAVTQVGQSSLKKAFRLVSSLDQFLTHHLEVRDAAGPVLVLTRPAKVVRSRVLVARPDGEPVGEIAQANVFGRIRFDLLVGGRPVGAIQAENWRAWDFAVSDGSGAEVARITKKWEGFARTLFTTADNYVVQVHQRLEDPLASLVLASALTVDTALKQDDRGLN
- a CDS encoding antitoxin Xre/MbcA/ParS toxin-binding domain-containing protein, whose protein sequence is MATQGALAHKVAGLISGLGLTQEEIGTIVDASARSVSRWSSGEVVPQRLNKQRLVELAYVAEAVTAVLPPDEANLWMFAPNRMLGHESPAARIHDGHYRDVLDLIEAIASGVVV
- a CDS encoding MFS transporter, giving the protein MAGAVQQAPPEQHRLPVRTLVSASIGNAVEWFDWTVYATFLVYFSTQFFPKENEALALIGTTSTYALAFFFRPLGGWLLGRFADLRGRKAGMLLTILLMAGGSLVIAILPTYEQVGWLAPLFLLLARIAQGMSLGGEVSNASAYLAEIAPPARRGRYSAFFYISTGTALLAASLLGVLLTNVLDDDQLSSYGWRIAFAAGGLLGLVGLWLRRSLSETDQFEENAAKARATKNPLLLTVKEHPRAVLQLCAFTMLSTLSYYTFFSALTPFAINFRDADANDVFLALSIGTALFVACCYPFGALSDRFGRKPQMLVWSAAIAVLIVPLSFLVQDRLASLVVVFSVGLVLYALLASIAPAIMSELFPTELRATGIGAWYNLTVAVFGGTAPLVITALSEADHPLWFFWYVAAAAVVAFCAILTLPETRGSELR
- a CDS encoding glucose-6-phosphate dehydrogenase encodes the protein MPPTGTNELTPTVFVLYGATGDLARRMVLPAFFELAQHGLLPEDWRLIGSGRGERTDEEFVEHVRSALAEFGPDPDEGPWDDFAQRLRFAGGGFTADDPGQLLDAVATARKEIGDDAQLVHYLSLPPKAFTDYTRALGAHGLGEGARVVYEKPFGASPEGFRELDDLVHSVFDEEQVFRIDHFLGKEGTQDLHALRFANGLFEPMWSREHVAQVQIDVPEDLDVADRADFYDATGATLDMLVTHLFQVAAEVAMEPPVSFSADDILSARESVLANFRPLAPEDVVLGQFEGYRELDGVPDDSDTDTYVAARLFIDTGRWRGVPFLLRTGKRMAAKQQRVSLVLHRPKGPVNDVPANGNVVSLSLAGAGAVDIDVMAKKPGPDLAMAPARVSLDLSKIPGGEPLAPYVSLIHDVLIGDRSLFTTSEGLAQTWRALQPVLDARPEVHPYAPGSWGPAAANALTGEHGWLLGQTE